A single window of Flavipsychrobacter sp. DNA harbors:
- a CDS encoding 3'-5' exonuclease: protein MAQLALKRPIIFFDLETTGTDQAKDKIVELAFVKIKPDGTRDKYVKRINPGIPIPVDTTAIHGISDEDVKDCPPFKQIAHELYNWMKNCDLGGYNSSKFDIPLLAEEFLRVGIDVDFTDRKMVDAQQIFFKMESRSLSAALKFYCQKELENAHSAEADINATIDVLEAQLDRYDNLQNDVEFLHKFTHNNQLVDYARRIVMKNGEPIFNFGKHKGKKVEDVFTAEPNYYDWMMKADFSLHTKQKISEILNRMKLKNSGLKL from the coding sequence CACAATTAGCGTTAAAAAGACCGATTATATTTTTTGACTTGGAAACAACAGGTACCGACCAAGCAAAAGATAAAATTGTAGAACTGGCATTTGTAAAGATCAAGCCCGATGGCACACGAGACAAATATGTAAAACGCATCAACCCGGGCATACCCATACCTGTTGATACAACCGCCATACATGGCATTAGCGATGAGGATGTAAAAGACTGTCCTCCGTTCAAGCAAATAGCACACGAGCTATACAACTGGATGAAAAACTGTGACCTTGGCGGTTATAATAGCAGCAAGTTCGACATTCCTCTTTTAGCCGAAGAATTTCTTCGTGTAGGTATTGATGTAGATTTTACGGATAGAAAGATGGTGGATGCCCAACAAATATTCTTTAAGATGGAAAGCCGCTCTTTAAGTGCTGCACTTAAGTTTTATTGCCAAAAAGAGTTGGAAAATGCCCATAGTGCCGAAGCTGATATCAACGCGACGATAGATGTATTAGAAGCGCAACTAGACAGGTACGACAATCTGCAAAACGATGTTGAGTTTCTGCATAAATTCACCCACAATAATCAGCTGGTAGACTATGCTCGCCGTATTGTGATGAAAAATGGAGAGCCAATATTCAATTTTGGTAAGCATAAAGGCAAGAAAGTAGAAGATGTATTTACTGCTGAGCCTAACTACTACGACTGGATGATGAAAGCCGATTTTTCATTACACACCAAGCAAAAAATATCTGA